One genomic region from Dethiosulfovibrio russensis encodes:
- a CDS encoding esterase-like activity of phytase family protein yields the protein MKGKRLIALAPFALCLAIGGQAWGDDVKQVPAVLAGHAVLPASSTVEVPEDAPSDLRVAGKYTTGKRVTELGAVMGKSANRETGKTLPIKGQSRQGHSGIKRMADGSYWVLTDNGFGSKANSPDSMLFLTKYEIDFATGKVKPAKTIFLHDPDHNVPFHIVNESTERRYLTGSDFDTESFQFAGGYLWIGDEFGPYLIKADADGKVLEIFETKVNGKVVKSPDNPTQPSPGKPHGATGFQVSRSKGFEGMASSPDGKKLYPLLEGALWNEEKSDYERIDGAGYLRILEFDVEKEDWTGRSWKFVLEDDAHAIGDFNMIDETHGLIIERDNGEGTSDKTCAVGASDTTHCFSNPAVFKRIYRVALSDSNAGGPVEKQSYVDLMSIEDPKKLARKPLTNGKLTFPFFTIENVDVVDKEHIIVGNDNNYPFSSSREPNIADDNEFILLSVPDLLKP from the coding sequence ATGAAAGGCAAAAGACTTATCGCACTAGCTCCTTTCGCACTGTGTCTCGCCATAGGAGGACAGGCATGGGGAGACGACGTCAAACAGGTTCCCGCCGTACTGGCAGGCCACGCGGTTTTACCGGCATCCTCGACGGTAGAGGTTCCCGAAGACGCTCCATCTGACCTTCGTGTCGCCGGAAAATACACTACCGGCAAGAGGGTCACCGAGCTTGGAGCTGTCATGGGTAAATCCGCCAATCGAGAGACGGGGAAGACCCTCCCCATCAAAGGACAGTCCAGACAAGGACACTCCGGAATCAAGAGGATGGCCGACGGAAGCTACTGGGTTCTGACGGACAACGGCTTCGGAAGCAAGGCAAACTCCCCCGACTCCATGCTCTTCCTGACCAAGTACGAGATAGACTTCGCCACGGGGAAGGTCAAACCGGCCAAGACGATATTTCTCCACGATCCGGACCATAACGTCCCGTTCCACATCGTCAACGAGAGTACCGAGAGACGATACCTCACAGGAAGCGACTTCGACACAGAGAGCTTTCAGTTCGCAGGAGGTTATCTCTGGATAGGCGACGAATTCGGCCCCTACCTCATAAAGGCAGATGCGGACGGCAAGGTGTTGGAGATTTTCGAGACCAAGGTGAACGGCAAGGTGGTCAAATCCCCGGACAACCCGACTCAGCCCTCCCCTGGGAAGCCCCACGGAGCCACCGGTTTTCAGGTCTCACGCTCTAAGGGCTTCGAGGGCATGGCATCTTCCCCGGACGGCAAAAAGCTCTATCCTCTTCTGGAGGGAGCCCTCTGGAACGAAGAAAAAAGCGATTACGAGAGGATCGACGGCGCTGGATATCTCAGGATACTCGAGTTCGACGTCGAGAAGGAAGACTGGACCGGAAGAAGCTGGAAGTTCGTACTGGAAGACGACGCCCATGCCATAGGAGACTTCAACATGATAGACGAAACCCACGGCCTCATCATAGAGAGGGACAACGGAGAGGGAACGTCGGACAAAACCTGTGCCGTGGGAGCCTCCGATACGACTCACTGTTTCTCCAACCCCGCGGTGTTCAAAAGGATATACCGTGTGGCGCTGAGCGATTCCAACGCAGGAGGCCCGGTGGAAAAGCAGTCCTACGTGGACCTTATGTCCATAGAGGACCCCAAAAAGCTAGCCCGAAAGCCTCTCACGAACGGCAAGCTGACCTTCCCGTTCTTCACCATAGAGAACGTAGATGTAGTCGATAAAGAGCACATCATAGTGGGAAACGACAACAACTACCCCTTTTCCTCGAGTCGAGAGCCAAACATCGCAGACGACAACGAGTTTATCCTGTTATCCGTGCCCGACCTGCTGAAACCCTGA
- a CDS encoding site-specific DNA-methyltransferase yields the protein MNKLKMHSPNITDENVAKLAEIFPNCVTEGPNGMSVDLDLLRQELSDHAVEGPRERYRLDWPGKRQSILTANTPTKNTLRPCREESVDFDDTENLFIEGDNLEALKLLQENYLGKVKMIYIDPPYNTGNDFIYNDSFSTDKEEHDRRSGVKDDEGNVLFDEEKWQKNSDSNGRYHSDWLSMMYPRLKLARNLLREDGVIFISIDDNEAHNLRKICDEVFGEQNFIAQVIWEKGRKNDAKFFSVGHEYILVYARNLLSIREKGEIWREEKPGARDIWDEFLRLKNIHGDNYDNIEADLGKWYSNLPKSHPAKKWSRYRRVDQFGPWRDRDISWPGGDGPRYEVLHPSTKQPCTIPEAGWRYSSPEEMQRQIKLGLVAFRSDHTEPPFRKAHIRPIPGEVLEISCEDDYEIGEEYDDIGFANQVRGSYFYKQSQVAVKHLRDIMGAKVFNNPKDHEEISRLIEYTTPNDKKSIILDFFAGSASTAESILKINSNCGTNHRFIMVQLPEPLQCGTISGSAKKTSQAAIKMLEKIGLPLTISELSKERIRRAGKKILEGECHQDWNKDVGFRVLKVDSSNMADVYYAPEEMDREQLLLMDDNVKEERTSEDLLFQVMLDWGLELSLPIKVEEIGGKEVYFVDDDAIAACFDRSGGITEPFVRELAARHPLRVVFHDGGFEDDGVKINVEQIFKALSPKTEVRTI from the coding sequence GTGAATAAGCTTAAGATGCACAGCCCCAACATAACCGACGAAAACGTGGCGAAACTGGCGGAGATATTTCCCAACTGCGTCACAGAAGGCCCGAACGGTATGTCCGTCGACCTAGACCTTTTGAGACAGGAGCTGTCCGACCACGCAGTGGAGGGCCCTAGGGAGAGGTATCGCCTGGACTGGCCGGGCAAAAGACAGTCTATACTGACAGCCAACACCCCGACAAAAAACACCCTTCGTCCCTGTCGAGAGGAAAGCGTCGATTTCGACGACACCGAAAACCTGTTTATAGAGGGCGACAACCTGGAGGCCCTCAAGCTACTACAGGAGAACTATCTGGGCAAGGTCAAGATGATCTACATCGACCCTCCCTACAACACCGGAAACGATTTCATCTACAACGACAGCTTCTCCACGGACAAAGAGGAGCACGACAGAAGGAGCGGAGTCAAAGACGACGAAGGCAACGTCCTCTTCGACGAGGAAAAATGGCAGAAGAACTCCGACTCCAACGGCAGATACCACTCGGACTGGCTGAGCATGATGTACCCCAGGCTCAAGCTGGCCAGGAATTTGCTGAGGGAGGACGGGGTTATTTTTATAAGCATAGACGATAACGAAGCCCATAACCTGCGAAAAATATGCGACGAGGTGTTTGGAGAGCAGAATTTTATAGCTCAAGTTATATGGGAAAAGGGTCGTAAAAACGATGCAAAATTCTTTTCTGTTGGTCATGAATATATCCTAGTTTATGCAAGAAACCTCCTCTCTATTAGAGAAAAAGGTGAGATCTGGCGCGAGGAAAAACCAGGAGCTAGGGACATCTGGGATGAATTTTTAAGACTTAAGAATATTCATGGAGATAACTACGATAATATCGAGGCAGATTTAGGTAAATGGTATTCAAACTTACCCAAAAGCCACCCAGCAAAAAAATGGTCTCGATATAGACGTGTGGATCAGTTTGGCCCTTGGAGAGATAGAGATATTTCCTGGCCAGGAGGAGACGGGCCTAGATACGAAGTTCTACATCCAAGTACAAAACAGCCATGCACGATACCAGAAGCAGGCTGGAGATATTCATCTCCAGAGGAAATGCAACGTCAGATCAAGCTTGGTTTGGTGGCGTTTCGTTCTGATCATACAGAGCCGCCTTTTCGAAAGGCTCATATCCGTCCAATTCCGGGGGAGGTCTTAGAAATTTCCTGTGAGGATGACTATGAGATAGGAGAGGAATATGACGACATTGGGTTTGCCAATCAGGTTCGTGGCTCATACTTTTATAAGCAGTCTCAGGTTGCGGTCAAACACCTCAGGGACATTATGGGAGCTAAAGTATTTAACAACCCCAAAGATCATGAGGAAATTTCAAGATTAATTGAATACACCACACCAAATGATAAAAAATCAATAATACTTGATTTTTTTGCTGGATCAGCCAGTACTGCCGAATCAATTTTAAAGATAAACAGTAATTGTGGTACGAACCACCGATTTATCATGGTGCAATTACCTGAGCCACTCCAGTGTGGAACTATTTCTGGATCTGCTAAGAAAACGAGCCAAGCGGCGATAAAAATGTTAGAGAAGATCGGACTGCCTCTGACAATTTCAGAACTCTCAAAGGAGCGGATCCGCCGGGCCGGAAAGAAGATCCTTGAGGGAGAGTGTCATCAGGATTGGAATAAGGACGTAGGCTTCCGTGTCCTGAAGGTGGACTCCTCCAACATGGCCGACGTCTATTACGCCCCGGAGGAGATGGACAGGGAACAGCTTCTTCTGATGGACGACAACGTCAAGGAGGAGCGGACCTCCGAGGATCTGCTGTTTCAGGTGATGCTCGACTGGGGGCTGGAGCTCTCCCTCCCCATAAAGGTTGAGGAGATCGGGGGCAAAGAGGTCTACTTCGTGGACGACGACGCCATCGCCGCCTGTTTCGACCGGTCCGGCGGCATAACCGAACCCTTCGTCAGAGAGCTGGCGGCCCGTCATCCCCTTCGAGTGGTATTCCACGACGGCGGCTTCGAGGACGACGGGGTCAAGATAAACGTGGAACAGATATTCAAAGCTCTCTCCCCAAAAACCGAGGTGAGGACCATATGA
- a CDS encoding type III restriction-modification system endonuclease — MTAHPLKLKFKKQEYQSMAVKAVVDCFKGQPRISSVSHRIDPGVENDLDRQKTEDKLLEHKGFGNAPIALSDGALLENIQEVQRRQNLPISTELVKDKISSINLDVEMETGTGKTYCYIKTFFEMNREYGWSKFIVVVPSIAIREGVKKSLEITSDHFLEEYGKRIKFFVYDSSRPHELLNYSSDAGINVMVINIQAFNARGKANRRIYECLDDFQSRKPIDVIKANRPILILDEPQKMEGKKTLESLGNFDPLMILRYSATHKTQHNKVYRLDALDAYNQKLVKKISVRGISVKGLAGTYGYLYLESIQISRKNPVARLEMEVKQGNGIKRQIRKVSVGDDLYVLSNGLSQYKGYTISEIDWGRDIVSFTNGLVLESGEAVGEVNEMELRRIQIREAIGAHLEKERRLFPLGIKVLSLFFVDEVAKYRVYENGHKKRGEYGKIFEDEYRACVDEAMSTLDIGSNKDYKEYLEGIGVEKTHDGYFSIDKKSKQLIDPSIKKVKNEFTGQKEELSFDTDAYDLILKDKERLLSIDEPVRFIFSHSALREGWDNPNVFVICALKHSDNTVSRRQEVGRGLRLCVDRNGERQDDPNTVHNTNVLTVVASESYRDFVSGLQKDIRETLSSRPKMADMAYFKGKFVSTESGPLTLSSEMARKIEFYLIKQGYVDESMHITQAYHDRKEQGKLAELPEDLKPMSEAIFVLIDGVFSEGAGPQISNDRGKKTNSLNENFKKKEFLELWNRINKKVVYGVEFDSTELIDKCIVALDQELRISPLEYDVVSGDQKDQLTYDDMVSSGSFKVARKERKRSSSAVYTTVRYDLIGDIARGTKLTRKTVVAILYGVEKAVFDQFRANPEAFISESVRLINEQKATAIVDHLVYDELDDSYDVDIFTKAQVGQDLSGAEGPLERHIYDYVVTDSDTERRFAKDLDVSSEVVVYAKLPKAFFIPTPVGDYNPDWAIAFKEGSVRHIYFVAETKGSMSSMDLKKIEQIKIDCARKFFREVGTIGTAEDVKYDVVDSYDSLMKLVNK, encoded by the coding sequence ATGACCGCTCATCCTCTGAAACTGAAGTTTAAAAAACAGGAATATCAGTCCATGGCCGTCAAAGCGGTGGTGGACTGTTTTAAGGGACAGCCGAGAATCTCCTCAGTTTCCCATAGGATAGACCCAGGCGTTGAAAATGACCTGGACAGACAGAAAACCGAAGACAAACTGCTGGAACATAAGGGATTCGGCAACGCACCCATAGCCCTGTCGGACGGCGCCCTGCTTGAAAACATCCAAGAGGTCCAAAGACGGCAGAATCTCCCTATATCAACGGAGCTGGTCAAGGACAAGATAAGCTCCATAAATCTGGACGTGGAGATGGAGACCGGAACGGGAAAGACCTACTGCTACATCAAGACGTTTTTCGAGATGAACAGAGAGTACGGATGGAGCAAGTTTATCGTGGTGGTCCCCAGCATCGCCATAAGGGAGGGCGTCAAAAAGTCCCTGGAGATAACCTCCGATCACTTTCTCGAGGAGTACGGCAAAAGGATAAAGTTTTTCGTCTACGATTCCTCCAGACCTCACGAGCTGCTGAATTATTCGTCCGATGCAGGTATCAACGTAATGGTCATAAACATCCAGGCCTTCAACGCCAGGGGCAAGGCCAACAGGAGGATCTACGAGTGTCTTGACGACTTTCAGAGCAGAAAGCCCATAGACGTGATCAAGGCCAACCGTCCTATATTGATCCTTGACGAGCCCCAGAAGATGGAGGGCAAAAAGACCCTGGAATCTCTGGGAAACTTCGACCCCTTGATGATCCTTCGATACTCGGCAACCCATAAGACCCAGCACAACAAGGTCTACAGGCTGGACGCCCTGGACGCCTACAACCAGAAGCTGGTAAAGAAGATCTCCGTCAGGGGAATATCCGTAAAGGGCCTTGCTGGAACCTACGGCTATCTCTATCTCGAATCGATCCAGATATCCCGAAAAAACCCCGTCGCCAGGCTGGAGATGGAGGTAAAGCAGGGCAACGGCATCAAAAGGCAGATCAGAAAGGTCTCCGTCGGAGACGATCTGTACGTCCTGTCCAACGGCCTTAGCCAATATAAGGGCTACACCATATCGGAGATCGACTGGGGCAGGGATATTGTGAGCTTCACCAACGGCCTGGTCCTGGAGTCGGGGGAGGCGGTCGGCGAGGTCAATGAAATGGAGCTCCGTCGCATCCAGATAAGGGAGGCTATCGGTGCCCATCTTGAAAAGGAGAGACGGCTTTTCCCTCTTGGCATAAAGGTGCTGTCGCTTTTTTTCGTGGACGAGGTGGCAAAGTATCGAGTCTACGAAAACGGTCACAAGAAGCGGGGCGAATACGGAAAGATCTTCGAGGACGAGTACCGGGCCTGCGTCGACGAGGCGATGTCCACTTTGGATATTGGATCAAACAAGGATTATAAAGAATATCTTGAGGGTATCGGCGTAGAAAAAACCCATGATGGCTACTTTTCCATAGACAAAAAGTCCAAGCAATTGATCGATCCGTCTATCAAAAAAGTCAAAAACGAGTTTACCGGACAAAAGGAAGAGCTATCCTTCGACACCGACGCATACGATCTCATATTGAAGGACAAAGAGAGGCTTCTGTCCATCGACGAGCCGGTTCGCTTTATATTTTCCCACTCCGCCCTCAGGGAGGGATGGGACAATCCCAATGTGTTCGTCATATGCGCTTTGAAACACAGCGACAACACCGTATCCCGTCGACAGGAGGTCGGCCGCGGGCTCAGGCTTTGCGTGGACCGGAATGGAGAGAGACAGGATGATCCCAATACGGTACATAATACAAACGTCTTGACCGTGGTCGCCAGCGAAAGCTATAGGGACTTCGTCTCGGGCCTCCAAAAAGATATCAGAGAGACTCTATCCTCAAGACCAAAGATGGCGGATATGGCCTATTTTAAGGGGAAATTCGTCTCGACCGAATCAGGTCCGCTTACCTTGTCCTCCGAGATGGCGAGAAAGATAGAATTTTATCTGATAAAGCAGGGATATGTGGACGAGTCGATGCATATAACCCAGGCTTATCACGACCGTAAGGAGCAGGGAAAACTGGCTGAGCTTCCGGAGGATCTTAAGCCGATGTCGGAGGCTATCTTTGTACTGATCGACGGGGTCTTCAGCGAGGGCGCGGGACCACAAATCTCCAACGATAGAGGTAAAAAGACGAATTCGTTAAATGAGAATTTTAAGAAAAAGGAGTTTCTGGAGCTCTGGAACAGGATAAACAAAAAGGTGGTCTACGGAGTGGAGTTCGATTCCACCGAGTTGATCGATAAATGCATAGTCGCTCTGGATCAAGAACTAAGGATATCTCCCCTCGAATACGACGTCGTTTCGGGAGATCAGAAGGATCAGCTTACCTACGACGATATGGTGTCTTCCGGTAGCTTCAAGGTCGCACGTAAGGAGAGAAAGAGAAGCAGCTCTGCGGTCTACACCACGGTTAGGTACGATCTTATCGGCGACATCGCCCGAGGGACCAAACTGACCAGAAAAACGGTGGTGGCAATTCTCTACGGTGTCGAAAAAGCGGTGTTCGATCAGTTCAGGGCCAACCCCGAGGCCTTTATATCCGAATCGGTAAGGTTGATAAACGAGCAGAAAGCCACCGCCATAGTCGATCATCTGGTCTATGACGAGTTGGACGATAGTTACGATGTGGATATTTTTACCAAAGCTCAGGTAGGACAGGATCTCAGCGGTGCGGAGGGCCCCCTTGAGCGTCACATCTACGATTACGTCGTCACCGACTCCGATACGGAGCGTCGTTTCGCCAAGGATCTGGACGTTAGCTCCGAGGTTGTGGTTTACGCTAAGCTGCCCAAGGCGTTTTTCATCCCCACGCCGGTGGGAGACTACAACCCCGATTGGGCGATAGCCTTCAAAGAGGGGTCTGTCAGGCACATATACTTCGTGGCGGAGACCAAGGGGTCCATGTCATCCATGGATCTCAAGAAAATAGAACAGATAAAGATAGACTGCGCCAGGAAGTTTTTCCGTGAAGTAGGGACCATAGGAACGGCGGAGGACGTCAAATACGATGTTGTGGACAGCTATGACAGTTTGATGAAACTCGTAAATAAATAG
- a CDS encoding GmrSD restriction endonuclease domain-containing protein encodes MRANEASILQLIKNASQFSIPIYQRTYSWTTKECLQLWDDVVNAGAKDDVPSHFMGSIVYIAPTRGGTVTAPSSLLVIDGQQRLTTLTLLIAALVGFLKSLPDDQAELVEGFSPNKLLYYYLLNREEEGEKRYKLILTQTDKESLMSIVSEDALPEDHSVRVADNFKFFSDRIFGNPDVIVPLCKGLSKLMVVDVELDRNYDNPQLIFESMNSTGKELSQADLIRNFVLMGLENGAQTDLYRKYWRPMELSFGQEAYSQSFDDFMRHYLTLIAGEIPNKNAVYEAFKKYSINTKTVAAGIDSLLSDIRRYSRYFCAMALGLEPDPSLKEAFYDLRSLKVDVAYPFLLGLYDRYDNDLLEKEEFLSIVRMVESYVFRRVICSIPTNSLNKTFADFALHVRDSNGENLMDSLAVRFCTFSSYKRFPDDEEFGKNLLSVDLYSKVRTRSYCLRKLENHRRKEKIGPNEYSIEHIMPQNKDLSGPWKDDLGPDWERIHGTWLHTIGNLTLTGYNSEYSDRPFCEKRDMEGGFRSSPLKLNDGLGQVERWNEDAIKSRGEALSYLALKVWPSLEVPPEFAEINEKTSSINGNGYGIENHPYLYVESGDYVPGIRELFDSLRTEILAIDPCVTEHFLKLYVAYKADTNFVDIVPQKRGLRLSLNMKFRDLVDVKGVCRDITDVGRWGNGDVELTLSSKEEIPYVTGLIRQSFEIQMASEA; translated from the coding sequence ATGAGAGCCAATGAAGCCAGCATTCTGCAACTCATAAAGAATGCCTCGCAGTTTTCCATTCCCATATACCAGAGAACCTACTCCTGGACGACGAAGGAATGTTTGCAGCTCTGGGACGACGTCGTCAACGCCGGGGCAAAAGACGACGTTCCGTCCCATTTCATGGGCTCGATAGTGTATATCGCCCCCACTCGTGGAGGAACGGTGACGGCTCCGTCATCGTTGCTGGTGATAGACGGCCAGCAGCGGCTGACGACCTTGACCCTCTTGATCGCCGCTTTAGTGGGATTCCTTAAGTCCCTTCCGGACGATCAGGCCGAGCTCGTGGAGGGTTTTTCCCCCAATAAACTGCTCTATTATTACCTTCTGAACAGGGAGGAGGAGGGCGAAAAACGGTACAAGCTGATCCTTACCCAGACGGACAAGGAATCTCTGATGTCCATCGTTTCCGAGGACGCTTTGCCTGAAGATCATTCGGTACGTGTCGCGGATAATTTCAAGTTTTTCAGTGACCGTATTTTTGGGAATCCCGATGTTATAGTGCCTCTCTGTAAGGGATTGTCCAAGCTCATGGTCGTAGATGTAGAACTGGATAGAAACTACGATAACCCTCAGCTTATATTCGAGAGCATGAATTCCACCGGAAAAGAGCTGAGTCAGGCCGATCTGATAAGAAATTTCGTCCTTATGGGATTGGAGAATGGAGCTCAGACGGATCTTTACAGGAAATATTGGCGTCCTATGGAGCTTTCCTTCGGACAGGAAGCTTATTCTCAGTCTTTCGATGATTTCATGCGTCATTATCTAACATTGATCGCTGGAGAGATCCCCAATAAAAACGCGGTATACGAGGCATTTAAAAAATACTCCATAAACACGAAGACGGTAGCAGCTGGTATAGACTCTTTGCTATCGGATATAAGACGTTATTCTCGTTATTTCTGCGCAATGGCGTTGGGGTTGGAGCCTGATCCGAGCTTGAAAGAGGCCTTTTACGATCTTAGAAGCTTGAAGGTGGACGTTGCATATCCCTTTTTGTTGGGGCTTTATGATCGCTACGATAATGATTTACTTGAAAAAGAGGAGTTCCTCTCTATAGTTCGCATGGTAGAGTCCTACGTCTTCCGAAGGGTGATTTGTTCTATCCCGACGAACTCCCTTAACAAGACCTTTGCCGATTTTGCTCTACATGTGAGAGATTCCAACGGAGAGAATCTGATGGATTCCTTGGCTGTCCGATTTTGCACGTTTTCTTCCTATAAAAGATTTCCCGATGACGAAGAGTTCGGTAAAAATCTGCTTTCCGTCGATCTGTACAGCAAGGTTCGTACCCGTAGCTACTGTCTTAGAAAGTTGGAAAATCACAGGCGGAAGGAGAAAATCGGACCGAACGAGTACTCTATAGAACACATAATGCCTCAGAACAAGGACCTGTCCGGTCCATGGAAGGACGATCTGGGGCCCGATTGGGAAAGGATTCATGGAACCTGGCTGCATACCATCGGGAACCTCACCTTGACGGGCTATAACTCGGAGTACAGCGACAGGCCTTTTTGCGAGAAGAGGGATATGGAGGGCGGTTTCCGTTCCAGCCCGCTAAAGCTAAACGATGGACTAGGCCAGGTGGAGCGGTGGAACGAGGACGCCATAAAAAGTCGGGGCGAGGCCTTAAGTTATCTGGCCTTGAAGGTCTGGCCATCTCTGGAGGTTCCTCCTGAATTTGCCGAGATCAACGAAAAAACATCGTCTATAAATGGAAACGGTTACGGGATAGAGAATCATCCCTATCTTTATGTCGAAAGCGGGGATTATGTCCCGGGTATAAGGGAGCTTTTCGATTCTTTAAGGACCGAGATACTGGCCATAGACCCCTGTGTTACGGAGCATTTTTTAAAGCTTTACGTCGCCTACAAGGCCGATACGAATTTCGTGGATATAGTTCCCCAGAAGAGAGGACTTCGTTTGTCCTTAAACATGAAGTTCAGGGATTTGGTCGACGTTAAGGGGGTTTGTAGAGACATCACCGATGTCGGACGATGGGGCAACGGTGACGTGGAGTTGACCCTTTCGTCTAAGGAAGAGATCCCTTACGTAACGGGATTGATAAGGCAGTCTTTCGAGATTCAGATGGCGAGTGAGGCATAG
- a CDS encoding DUF4391 domain-containing protein — MDFLLIFPDRARLDKNVPKTAIYAHSSPTKRQKELFVAQVDSITWAYKLSTETANLPQGETVKELQVFNVQLKGQYLDEEVLNVVDRSIPSPILYVIRGQGEVEYASAYKRQSRSDRSELVISKPFFSGRFSEGSTARPMPVALNLEALYHRLLENLIGLARRPGETMDHLVKRAERVASLKREAALLNVKIDRERQFNRKVDMNRELNSLIKKIEENCRE, encoded by the coding sequence ATGGACTTTCTCCTGATCTTTCCCGACAGGGCGAGGCTGGACAAAAACGTCCCTAAAACCGCCATCTACGCCCACAGTAGCCCGACGAAAAGACAAAAAGAGCTGTTCGTCGCTCAGGTGGACAGCATAACCTGGGCCTATAAACTGTCCACCGAGACGGCAAACCTGCCTCAAGGGGAGACGGTGAAAGAGCTCCAGGTTTTTAACGTACAGCTCAAAGGGCAATACCTGGACGAAGAGGTGCTCAATGTAGTGGACAGGTCCATACCGTCCCCTATCCTCTACGTCATAAGGGGACAAGGGGAGGTCGAATACGCCTCAGCCTACAAAAGGCAAAGCCGTTCCGACCGATCGGAGCTGGTTATAAGCAAACCCTTCTTCTCCGGTCGGTTCTCCGAGGGCTCGACCGCTCGGCCCATGCCGGTGGCACTGAACCTGGAGGCCCTATATCACCGCCTGCTGGAAAACCTGATCGGCCTTGCCAGAAGGCCCGGTGAGACCATGGACCATCTAGTGAAGAGGGCCGAGAGGGTGGCATCCCTAAAGAGGGAAGCTGCCCTCTTGAACGTCAAGATCGATAGGGAGAGACAGTTCAACCGAAAGGTGGACATGAACAGGGAACTCAATTCGCTGATCAAGAAAATAGAGGAGAATTGCCGTGAATAA
- a CDS encoding virulence RhuM family protein produces MTDKSRSRIIRNSTAEFLIFSSQTKGDGIEVRYEEETVWLTQKLMATLFDVDVRTVSEHLKNIFQSGELQEASVIRKFRITASDGKKYLTQFYNLDAIISVGYRVNSLRATQFRRWATDVLRRFALRGYVIDRERMENGSFLGEDYFEHLLEEIREIRLSERRFYQKITDIYATSVDYDKNAPATREFFAKVQNKLHFAIHGHTAAELIMERADSSKERMGLTSWKNAPEGKILKSDVSVAKNYLTKDELHSLGRIVNAYLDLAEERAKRKIPMTMEDWAKRLDRFLEFDERQVLQGAGKVAMDTAKAKATDEFEKYRIEQDRLFESDFDRMVKGIEGGSDDDRSSSETEV; encoded by the coding sequence ATGACCGATAAAAGCCGAAGCAGGATTATACGAAACAGCACGGCGGAGTTTCTCATCTTCTCCTCTCAGACCAAGGGGGACGGCATAGAGGTCAGATACGAAGAGGAGACCGTCTGGTTGACCCAGAAGTTGATGGCGACCCTTTTCGACGTGGACGTCCGAACCGTAAGTGAGCATCTAAAGAATATCTTCCAAAGTGGGGAGTTGCAGGAGGCATCAGTTATCCGGAAATTCCGGATAACTGCCTCGGACGGGAAAAAATACCTCACCCAGTTTTACAATCTCGACGCCATCATCTCCGTCGGCTACAGGGTCAACTCCCTCAGGGCAACCCAGTTTCGCCGCTGGGCCACAGACGTTCTCCGTCGGTTCGCACTGAGAGGATACGTCATCGACAGAGAGAGGATGGAAAACGGTTCTTTCCTAGGGGAGGACTATTTCGAGCATCTCCTGGAGGAGATCAGGGAGATCCGCCTCAGCGAGAGACGGTTCTATCAAAAAATCACCGACATCTACGCCACCAGCGTGGACTACGATAAAAACGCTCCAGCCACAAGGGAGTTCTTCGCCAAGGTCCAGAACAAGCTCCACTTCGCCATCCACGGCCACACCGCGGCGGAGCTGATTATGGAACGGGCGGACAGCTCGAAAGAGAGAATGGGGCTTACCTCCTGGAAGAACGCCCCGGAGGGAAAGATACTGAAGTCCGATGTATCGGTGGCGAAAAACTATCTCACTAAAGACGAGCTCCATTCCCTCGGGCGGATCGTCAACGCCTATCTGGACCTCGCGGAGGAGAGAGCTAAGCGAAAGATACCGATGACCATGGAGGACTGGGCTAAACGGCTGGACCGGTTCCTGGAGTTCGACGAAAGGCAGGTTTTGCAGGGAGCGGGAAAGGTGGCCATGGACACCGCCAAGGCCAAAGCTACCGACGAGTTTGAGAAATATCGGATTGAACAGGATCGGCTCTTCGAGAGCGACTTCGACAGAATGGTCAAAGGCATTGAGGGAGGTTCGGACGATGACCGCTCATCCTCTGAAACTGAAGTTTAA